Proteins encoded within one genomic window of Brassica rapa cultivar Chiifu-401-42 chromosome A09, CAAS_Brap_v3.01, whole genome shotgun sequence:
- the LOC103838390 gene encoding 36.4 kDa proline-rich protein, with protein sequence MGSRVSASFFIFLIATVITLPPTIQACTPCTHPHPPVPKPPHQGGGGGGGGGGGGGGGGGGGGGGGGGGGGGNPPHHGGKGGSKPPHHGGKGGGPPHHGGGGGGPPHHGGGTSPPFVRPPPVVYPPPVVRPPPISRPPPVVYPPPMVRPPPVTTPPGILPPIINPPPVTTPPGILPPITTPPGLLPPIINPPPITTPPPSSGYPPYHGGPPSGGGSSQPTCPINALKLGACVDVLGGLIHIGLGNPVENVCCPVLQGLLELEAAVCLCTTIRLKLLNLNIFIPLALQALITCGINPPPGFICPPLT encoded by the coding sequence ATGGGTTCGAGGGTTTCGGCttccttcttcattttcttgatCGCCACGGTCATCACATTGCCACCAACGATCCAAGCTTGCACTCCTTGCACTCACCCTCACCCTCCTGTCCCGAAGCCTCCACATcaaggtggtggtggtggtggcggcggTGGTGGAGGCGGTGGCGGTGGAGGTGGAGGCGGTGGCGGTGGAGGGGGTGGAGGTGGAGGCGGCAATCCACCACATCACGGAGGAAAAGGTGGTAGTAAACCGCCACATCACGGTGGAAAAGGTGGTGGGCCGCCGCAtcatggtggtggtggtggtgggccACCACATCATGGTGGAGGGACATCACCGCCGTTTGTTAGACCTCCTCCGGTGGTTTATCCACCACCAGTGGTGAGGCCACCGCCTATCTCAAGACCTCCTCCGGTCGTCTATCCACCACCAATGGTAAGACCTCCTCCGGTCACAACTCCTCCAGGAATTCTCCCTCCGATCATTAACCCACCTCCGGTCACAACTCCTCCAGGAATTCTCCCTCCAATCACAACACCTCCAGGACTTCTCCCTCCGATCATTAACCCACCTCCGATCACAACTCCACCACCATCCTCTGGTTATCCACCGTATCATGGTGGTCCACCTTCTGGAGGAGGAAGTTCTCAACCAACGTGTCCGATCAACGCATTGAAGCTTGGAGCTTGTGTTGACGTTTTGGGAGGTTTGATCCATATTGGACTTGGAAATCCAGTGGAGAATGTGTGTTGTCCAGTGTTACAAGGGTTACTTGAGTTAGAAGCAGCCGTTTGTCTTTGCACAACCATAAGACTTAAACTTCTCAACTTAAACATCTTCATTCCTCTTGCACTTCAAGCTCTCATCACTTGTGGAATCAATCCTCCTCCTGGCTTTATCTGCCCTCCTCTCACTTGA
- the LOC103838392 gene encoding transcription termination factor MTERF15, mitochondrial, giving the protein MYSLILRGRRLQKCRLSLNLTSFSSAARKGQSFTVSYLVASLGFTPKLAESISKKVSFNNKCNPDSVLSLLRTHGFTDSQISTIITDYPLLLTLDADKSLAPKLQALQSKVSSPSELTETISKVPKILSKDRSLSVYYDFVKEVMEADKSSKVETLSPQRGKQENKLRNVLALRDLGVPQRLLFPLMISECPHVCGKETFQESLKKVLEMGFDPTTPKFLEALRVVKGLNKEAMEEKVNVYKRLGFAVEDVWVMFKKFPTFLTLSERKITLNFETMRKCGLLEEEVRLVVKRFPQCIGVSEKNILNSVETFIGLGFSREDVAMMVKRLPPCIGYSVETVKKKIEFVVKEMGWTLKAVASYPQVLGYSMEKRMVPRCNVIKALIAKGLIRSELPPVSTVLVCTDQDFLKRYVRKHYDDDDDEELVAELMGIFTGE; this is encoded by the coding sequence ATGTATTCTCTGATACTCCGTGGGAGAAGGTTGCAGAAATGTAGACTCTCACTGAATCTCACTTCCTTCTCCTCCGCTGCTCGCAAAGGTCAGAGCTTTACAGTCTCTTACCTCGTTGCATCACTGGGTTTCACCCCAAAGCTAGCAGAATCAATCTCAAAGAAAGTCAGCTTCAACAACAAGTGTAACCCTGATTCAGTTCTGAGTCTCTTGAGAACTCACGGCTTCACAGATTCTCAAATCTCCACCATCATTACAGATTACCCACTGCTCCTTACACTAGATGCTGACAAGTCTCTCGCTCCAAAGCTTCAAGCTTTACAGTCAAAAGTATCTTCACCCTCAGAGCTCACTGAAACCATCTCGAAAGTTCCAAAGATCTTGTCAAAGGACAGGTCTTTAAGCGTGTACTATGACTTCGTTAAAGAGGTCATGGAAGCGGATAAGAGCTCAAAGGTGGAAACTTTATCCCCACAGAGAGGTAAACAAGAGAATAAACTCAGAAATGTTTTGGCTTTGAGAGATCTTGGCGTGCCGCAACGGTTGCTGTTCCCTTTGATGATCTCAGAGTGCCCACATGTATGTGGGAAAGAGACGTTTCAGGAGTCTCTCAAGAAGGTTCTTGAGATGGGTTTTGATCCAACTACGCCTAAGTTTCTTGAAGCGTTGAGGGTTGTCAAGGGGTTGAACAAGGAAGCAATGGAGGAGAAAGTGAACGTCTATAAGCGTTTAGGGTTTGCCGTGGAAGATGTATGGGTAATGTTCAAGAAGTTTCCGACTTTCTTGACACTCTCTGAGAGGAAGATAACTCTGAACTTCGAAACCATGAGGAAGTGTGGACTGTTGGAAGAGGAAGTCCGGTTAGTGGTGAAGAGGTTTCCTCAGTGCATTGGTGTTTCAGAGAAGAATATATTGAACTCTGTTGAGACATTCATAGGTTTAGGTTTCAGCAGAGAGGATGTTGCTATGATGGTCAAGCGTCTTCCTCCTTGTATTGGGTATTCTGTTGAGACGGTTAAGAAGAAGATCGAGTTTGTTGTGAAGGAGATGGGTTGGACACTAAAGGCTGTGGCTTCGTATCCTCAGGTGCTTGGATACAGCATGGAGAAGAGGATGGTACCTAGGTGTAATGTGATCAAAGCTCTTATTGCCAAAGGGTTGATCAGAAGTGAACTCCCTCCGGTGTCGACTGTTTTGGTATGTACAGATCAGGATTTCTTGAAAAGGTATGTGAGGAAAcattatgatgatgatgatgatgaggagctTGTGGCTGAGTTGATGGGTATATTCACTGGAGAATAA
- the LOC103838391 gene encoding probable serine/threonine-protein kinase kinX produces MATADVEQVTPAAAEHVEMTPPKTVEPEETVAAVVTESAPAPVTETEAPVEETEKQTEEAEETKKEEDAPVEVTTKDLPVEEPEETKTETEEIKKEEEAPVEVTTKDLPVEETEETKTETEEIKKEEEAPVVVEEESKAEEVVEPKKVEEEEVKTEETPAVVEEEKKAEAEEEKPTEVAAVEAAVVPAEVAVEKADE; encoded by the exons ATGGCCACCGCTGAT GTTGAACAAGTGACTCCAGCCGCAGCTGAGCACGTCGAGATGACACCACCAAAGACAGTGGAGCCTGAGGAAACCGTCGCCGCCGTTGTGACCGAGTCTGCTCCAGCTCCGGTAACAGAAACTGAAGCTCCCGTGGAAGAAACAGAGAAACAAACCGAAGAAGCAGAGGAAACCAAGAAGGAGGAAGACGCTCCCGTCGAAGTAACCACTAAAGACCTCCCAGTGGAAGAACCAGAGGAAACCAAAACAGAAACTGAAGAGATCAAGAAAGAGGAAGAAGCTCCCGTGGAAGTAACCACTAAAGACCTCCCTGTcgaagaaacagaggaaaccAAGACAGAGACGGAGGAGATCAAGAAAGAGGAAGAAGCTCCGGTGGTTGTGGAGGAAGAGAGCAAAGCAGAGGAAGTCGTAGAGCCCAAGAAAGTGGAGGAGGAAGAAGTGAAGACAGAGGAGACTCCAGCAGTTgtggaggaagagaagaaggcagAAGCAGAGGAGGAGAAACCCACTGAAGTAGCAGCCGTGGAAGCCGCCGTGGTTCCAGCAGAAGTTGCCGTGGAGAAGGCTGATGAGTAA